GCCTGCTTCAGCCGCCAGGTGAAGCCGCCGTCCGGTCCCTGCGACCAGACCGCCAGCACGCCGCCTGGCTTCAAGGCGGCGCTAGCGGCAGCCAGCCCGGCCGCGTCATAGAGCGAGTCATTGCCCTTGTAGACGATGCCCTCGGGACCATTGTCGACGTCGAGCAGGATGGCGTCCCAAGCGGCTTTCCGCACCCTTATCAGCTGACCGACATCAGCCTCGCGAATGCTGACTCGAGGATCCTCGAGGCAGCCGCCGAAGATCGTCGACATCGGCCCACGCGCCCAGCCAACGACCGCGGGGACAAGCTCGGCGACAGTGACGGCGGCATCGCCATCGAGCGCGGCGAGAGCGGCGCGCAAGGTGAAGCCCATGCCGAGCCCGCCGATGAGGATCTCCGGCCGCTTGCGGCCGGCGATCCGCTCGCAGGAAAGCCTGGCGAGCGCCTCCTCGGAGCCGCTGAGGCGGCTGTTCATCAGCTCGTTGGTGCCGAGCATGATCGAGAATTCAGTGCCGCGCTGCTTCAGGCGCAGTTCCTGGCCGCCATCGGGCGTGCGGGCGGAATCAAGCTGAACCCAGGGGATCACGGCCTGTCTTTTGGCTTGAGCATGATCTTTTCCAAAAACCGAGTCCCACTTTTTGGGATCATGCTCCGACGGCGACCGCCGGCTGGCTCCAGCGCGCGGCGAGCAGCCGGTAGGGGATCAGCGCCACGACGGCGATGATGAGCTTGACCGAAAGGTCGCCAAGCGCCCAGGAGACCCAGCGCATCGTCTCGACCGGCAGCATGCCCATTAGCGGCGCGGCCTCCAGCGCGAAACTGTCATTGGGGCCGGCAAAGGCGAAGGCGGCGGAAAAGGCGACGCCGAAGAAGACGAGCGTGTCGAACACCGAGCCGACCAGCGTGCCGACGATCGGCGCGCGCCACCAGCTCTGCCGGCGCAGCTGGTTGAAGACGGTGACGTCGAGCAATTGCGCGGTGAGGAAGGCGGCGCCGGAAGCGGCCGCGATGCGCACCAACCGATCGGCGGCGGTCTCGAACTCGATCAGGCCATGACGGAACAGGAAGGGCGGGACCAGGATCGAGCAGGTCACCGCAGTCATGAAACCCACGAACACCACCTTGCGCGCCACGGCCGGGCCGTAGCGGCGGTTGGCTAGGTCGGTGACCAGGAAGGAGAAGGGATAGGTGAAGGCGCCCCAGGTCAGCAGGTCTGCCAGCGACAGGCCGCCGACCTGGCCCTGCATCGGGAACTGCACGAGGATATTCGACGCCACGACGACAAGCGCCATGGCGGCCACGAAGGGCAGGTATCGCGTCAGGAAATTCATTTTTTTATCCTGGGTAATGGAACCAGCCGAGCGTCAAGGCGACGCTCGCTCATATCCGAGCACCGGTCTGGCCGGTGCCCGAGGCGGTCGTCGTGCCCGAAAGCTACTTAAGCGGCGGACTGCTCGGCAAGCTTCTTGGCGATCTGCTTCTTCAGCAGACGAGCGCGCTGCGACAATTCCTTGACGTCCGCCTTCACCAGGAAGGCGTCGAGGCCACCGCGATGCTCGACCGAACGCAGCGCGTTGGCCGAAATGCGCAGCCGAACGTTCTGGTTCAGCGCTTCGGAAATCAGCGTCACATTGACCAGGTTCGGCAGGAAGCGACGCTTGGTCTTGTTGTTGGCGTGGCTCACATTGTTGCCGGTCTGGACTGCCTTGGCAGTGAGTTCGCAGGTGCGGGACATTTGTCTAACCTTCAGTTTCTAAACCTGCCAAACCATTCTGCCCGCGCCAGGCGGCGCGCGGTCTCAGTCAGGCGGCCTT
This region of Mesorhizobium sp. M2A.F.Ca.ET.046.03.2.1 genomic DNA includes:
- a CDS encoding queuosine precursor transporter, with protein sequence MNFLTRYLPFVAAMALVVVASNILVQFPMQGQVGGLSLADLLTWGAFTYPFSFLVTDLANRRYGPAVARKVVFVGFMTAVTCSILVPPFLFRHGLIEFETAADRLVRIAAASGAAFLTAQLLDVTVFNQLRRQSWWRAPIVGTLVGSVFDTLVFFGVAFSAAFAFAGPNDSFALEAAPLMGMLPVETMRWVSWALGDLSVKLIIAVVALIPYRLLAARWSQPAVAVGA
- the rpmB gene encoding 50S ribosomal protein L28 translates to MSRTCELTAKAVQTGNNVSHANNKTKRRFLPNLVNVTLISEALNQNVRLRISANALRSVEHRGGLDAFLVKADVKELSQRARLLKKQIAKKLAEQSAA